Proteins from a genomic interval of Nocardia sp. BMG51109:
- a CDS encoding GNAT family N-acetyltransferase encodes MLTDGRGVVLRGHRLGDLTAIVEQCSDPDMVRFTTVPRPYGIQDGREFLRYARTAWEQQAPTSTRIWAITTEVAGVEHFAGTIDYRPTGHGTAIVGYGLHPAHRGRGLMSTALGLVITWAFEHDCQELFQWQAVVGNWASAKTAWRHGFRLEGWVRGLCVQPDGGVFDGWIATLHRDDPRTPCQPWPWVVEPR; translated from the coding sequence GTGCTGACCGACGGCCGCGGGGTGGTGCTACGTGGCCATCGACTCGGCGATCTGACCGCGATTGTGGAGCAGTGTTCCGACCCGGACATGGTCCGCTTCACGACAGTGCCGCGCCCGTACGGAATACAGGACGGCCGTGAGTTTCTGCGATACGCCCGGACCGCGTGGGAGCAGCAGGCACCCACGTCGACGCGGATCTGGGCTATCACGACCGAAGTCGCCGGAGTCGAACACTTCGCCGGGACCATCGACTACCGTCCGACCGGCCACGGCACGGCCATTGTGGGCTACGGACTCCACCCTGCTCATCGAGGGCGCGGTCTCATGTCGACTGCTCTGGGACTGGTCATAACCTGGGCGTTCGAGCACGACTGTCAGGAACTGTTCCAGTGGCAGGCCGTGGTCGGCAACTGGGCTTCGGCGAAAACGGCATGGCGACACGGATTTCGCCTGGAAGGCTGGGTTCGTGGGCTGTGCGTGCAACCGGACGGCGGCGTGTTCGACGGATGGATTGCCACACTGCATCGTGACGATCCACGCACCCCATGCCAGCCGTGGCCTTGGGTGGTTGAACCTCGATAA
- a CDS encoding nuclear transport factor 2 family protein: MTLTRQHVESVVADYIRAWETQDPDLIVTIFTADATYHERAFEAPIANHEGIREYWGSKVVAEQANISCKLLSLYMDGDTAVAEWEATFDDVPQQVRKVMREVAILEFDNGLIRNLREYWASQTVA; the protein is encoded by the coding sequence ATGACTCTGACCAGGCAGCATGTGGAATCGGTGGTCGCGGACTACATCCGGGCGTGGGAGACCCAGGATCCGGACCTCATTGTCACGATCTTCACCGCGGACGCGACCTATCACGAGCGTGCCTTCGAGGCACCGATCGCGAACCATGAAGGTATCCGTGAGTACTGGGGATCCAAAGTTGTTGCAGAACAAGCGAATATCAGTTGCAAGTTGCTGAGCCTATATATGGACGGGGACACCGCTGTCGCCGAATGGGAAGCCACGTTCGACGATGTGCCGCAACAGGTCCGGAAAGTCATGCGTGAGGTTGCGATCTTGGAGTTCGACAACGGCCTGATCCGGAACCTCCGCGAGTACTGGGCGTCCCAAACAGTCGCTTGA
- a CDS encoding peptidase E — MAAEHPTILATSMGFNRARNPWEPSPVFRFACELAGDPSRPKLCFISTGTGDKQANIDAFYDAFANSSVDTSHLSLFDKPNVPDIAAHLHGQDVIWVDRGSVVNLLAVWRAHGLDKVLQDCWQKGVVLGGESAGSVCWFNSGTTDSFGDIRPFTDGLGFLPFASAVHYGDRREHFRECVMSGALPDGYATDAGAGLHFSGTEYVAAISDRKSAGAYRITRQADGTVTEEALDVIRLKR; from the coding sequence ATGGCTGCTGAGCATCCGACCATCTTGGCGACTTCCATGGGGTTCAACCGTGCGCGCAACCCGTGGGAACCGTCGCCGGTTTTCCGCTTCGCCTGTGAGTTGGCCGGTGATCCATCGCGGCCGAAGTTGTGTTTTATATCGACAGGTACTGGAGATAAACAGGCCAATATTGACGCCTTCTACGACGCATTTGCTAATAGCAGCGTGGACACAAGTCACCTTTCTCTATTCGATAAACCGAACGTGCCGGACATAGCCGCGCACCTACACGGGCAAGATGTGATCTGGGTCGATCGGGGCAGTGTAGTAAATCTGTTGGCGGTCTGGCGTGCTCATGGCCTGGATAAGGTCCTTCAGGATTGCTGGCAAAAAGGTGTCGTTCTGGGCGGCGAGTCGGCGGGGTCGGTGTGTTGGTTCAACAGTGGTACTACGGATTCATTCGGTGACATACGGCCGTTCACCGACGGGCTTGGGTTTCTACCTTTCGCCAGCGCCGTGCATTACGGCGACCGTCGGGAGCACTTCCGGGAATGTGTTATGTCTGGAGCATTGCCGGACGGCTATGCCACCGACGCGGGTGCGGGATTGCACTTTTCCGGTACCGAATATGTGGCTGCGATCAGCGACCGAAAGAGCGCCGGAGCCTACAGAATTACACGCCAGGCGGACGGCACCGTTACAGAGGAGGCCCTGGACGTTATTCGCCTCAAGCGGTAG
- a CDS encoding class I SAM-dependent methyltransferase yields the protein MRYNPDELFRSTAPYYARYRSGYPPEFFDRLVARFALDGTQQILDLGCGTGQIALPLAPHVGRVLAIDPEPSMLTEGGRLAEEREIDNIEWLVGDSYRLSELDLPDLTLATMGAAFHWMDRDAVLRVLDRLILPAGAVVIASGGKPETQTPPSWNDTITAIRTKYLGPDRRAGSSTYSHPEEGHADVLHRSPFSNVETVGWTWKLERDLDSLVGLQFSYSFSAPAQFDSEEQRAAFERELRDALTEQFPSGVFPGNIRTEALIATRS from the coding sequence GTGCGCTACAACCCGGACGAACTGTTCCGCTCGACCGCTCCCTACTACGCGCGATACCGCTCGGGATACCCGCCGGAGTTCTTCGATCGTCTCGTCGCGCGCTTCGCGCTCGACGGCACCCAACAGATACTCGACTTGGGTTGTGGCACAGGCCAAATCGCCTTGCCCCTAGCGCCCCATGTCGGCCGCGTCCTGGCCATTGACCCCGAGCCGAGCATGCTCACCGAAGGCGGACGCTTGGCCGAAGAACGCGAGATCGACAATATCGAGTGGCTCGTGGGCGACTCCTACCGATTGTCCGAGCTTGATCTTCCGGATCTGACGCTGGCCACAATGGGCGCCGCGTTCCACTGGATGGATCGCGACGCCGTCCTCCGGGTTCTGGACCGGCTCATCCTGCCCGCCGGGGCCGTCGTGATCGCCAGCGGTGGTAAACCCGAGACCCAGACCCCGCCGTCCTGGAACGACACCATCACTGCCATCCGCACGAAGTACCTGGGCCCGGACCGACGTGCCGGCTCCAGCACCTACAGCCACCCCGAAGAGGGCCACGCAGACGTACTACACCGTTCCCCCTTCTCCAACGTCGAGACCGTCGGATGGACCTGGAAGCTCGAACGAGATCTCGACTCGCTCGTAGGGCTCCAGTTCTCCTATTCCTTCTCTGCGCCCGCCCAGTTCGACAGTGAAGAACAACGCGCCGCGTTCGAACGAGAACTTCGCGACGCCCTGACCGAACAATTCCCCTCCGGGGTCTTCCCGGGAAACATCCGAACCGAAGCCCTTATCGCGACACGCTCATGA
- a CDS encoding DUF4097 family beta strand repeat-containing protein, with amino-acid sequence MTTFPTPDPISVTVDVLSGTVEVVASDRTDTVVEIRPADETKKSDVRAAEQTRVDFADGALTVRTPKDWRTYTPFGGNPSIEVTIRVPAGSRLKGTAAVGRLLGAGELGRCDLEISAGDIEVERPLGSVTAKTSQGDIRIGEASRGELRLETTMGDLEVGIHPGSAVRLETTVQHGAVQNLLQPVDRSQDGADVVQVYARNAYGNVIVRHATAA; translated from the coding sequence ATGACCACATTCCCGACCCCCGACCCGATTAGCGTCACCGTCGACGTGCTGTCCGGCACCGTCGAGGTCGTCGCCTCGGACCGCACCGACACCGTCGTCGAGATCCGGCCGGCCGACGAGACCAAGAAGAGCGACGTGCGCGCCGCCGAGCAGACCCGGGTCGATTTCGCCGACGGCGCCCTGACCGTGCGGACGCCGAAGGACTGGCGGACCTACACCCCGTTCGGCGGCAACCCGTCGATCGAGGTGACCATCCGGGTGCCCGCCGGCTCCCGGCTGAAGGGCACCGCCGCCGTCGGCCGACTGCTGGGCGCGGGCGAACTCGGCCGGTGCGACCTGGAGATATCCGCCGGTGACATCGAGGTCGAGCGCCCGCTCGGCTCGGTCACCGCGAAGACCTCCCAGGGCGACATCCGGATCGGCGAGGCGTCACGCGGCGAACTGCGCCTGGAGACGACCATGGGCGATCTGGAGGTGGGCATCCACCCGGGCAGCGCGGTGCGGCTGGAGACCACCGTGCAGCACGGTGCCGTGCAGAACCTGCTGCAACCGGTCGACCGGTCGCAGGACGGCGCGGACGTCGTGCAGGTGTACGCGCGCAACGCGTACGGCAACGTCATCGTCCGGCACGCCACCGCCGCCTGA
- a CDS encoding HNH endonuclease — protein sequence MYVKVPGQKRRGRVVQVHRLAYELANGEGSVLNLTIDHLCGVPLCCNPRHLEAVTIGENLRRAAVVILACPQGHPYNDENTDYSPDEHRRCRQCNTDRYHVENHGHEFVADPENASDLRRRCLICRQREESTPQFCPQGHEYTPENKRIGTDGKRYCQQCIWDRTHLPQFGHSFVPDLDGPVKKRRCLTCRKLNPPPTHCVNGHKFTKATTEYTAKGWRNCVLCRLNADHVPKHGHGYVIDASNPTTVRRCRVCFQAKHAEAKFCPYGHEFTPENTRLKNGWRNCRACERNRGHRKLFDHDFVVDPNSGKQTRCLTCTQARTAR from the coding sequence ATGTATGTGAAGGTGCCGGGCCAGAAGCGTAGGGGACGTGTCGTCCAAGTTCACCGTCTCGCCTATGAGCTTGCCAATGGCGAGGGTTCAGTCCTCAATCTGACGATTGACCACTTGTGCGGCGTCCCATTGTGCTGCAATCCGCGTCATCTCGAAGCGGTGACGATCGGCGAGAACCTGCGGCGAGCTGCCGTCGTGATACTTGCTTGCCCACAAGGGCATCCCTACAATGATGAGAACACGGACTACAGTCCCGACGAGCATCGGCGTTGCCGTCAATGTAACACGGACCGATATCACGTCGAAAACCATGGGCACGAATTTGTCGCTGACCCCGAGAATGCCAGCGACCTGCGTCGACGGTGCCTAATCTGTCGGCAACGCGAGGAATCGACGCCCCAATTCTGCCCACAGGGACATGAATACACGCCCGAGAACAAGCGAATCGGCACGGATGGCAAACGATATTGCCAGCAATGCATTTGGGACCGGACACACCTCCCGCAATTTGGGCACTCATTTGTGCCAGACCTGGACGGCCCGGTCAAGAAACGGCGTTGCCTCACCTGTCGCAAGTTGAACCCGCCTCCAACGCATTGCGTCAACGGTCACAAATTTACCAAGGCGACAACGGAGTACACCGCAAAAGGGTGGCGCAATTGCGTGCTGTGCCGCCTCAACGCCGACCACGTTCCGAAGCATGGGCACGGGTATGTGATCGACGCGAGCAATCCGACGACGGTTCGCCGGTGTCGCGTGTGTTTCCAAGCGAAACATGCAGAGGCGAAGTTCTGTCCGTATGGTCATGAGTTCACACCCGAGAATACGAGACTCAAGAATGGGTGGCGGAACTGTCGAGCATGTGAACGCAATAGAGGGCACCGCAAGTTATTTGACCACGATTTCGTTGTCGACCCAAATAGCGGCAAACAAACACGCTGTCTGACTTGCACCCAAGCCCGCACGGCCCGCTAG
- a CDS encoding BTAD domain-containing putative transcriptional regulator — translation MVFVLVTADGGSAAGLRAADRARQNGPVQIALLGPLDIRADDGGVIEIPGARLRALLIALALDPGRVVAKSTLVDWIWGERPPADAANALQALVSRLRRVLPDGSLDAQAGGYRLAVQPRAVDAVHFEQLLDEARGGAGMRRLELLREALELWRGAPMRDIEVKDSAAVDAVIIRFEGMYLAALEDRYEAEIRLGRGPELVTELTELVARNPVRERLIAALMRALGAAGRGPEALVVYQRAREALADTLGVDPSPELSALHVALLRGEVGAQETGRRTNLRAELTSFVGKYADVAAVRELLAEHRLTTLTGPGGSGKTRLALETARTLLDDLPDGAWLVELASVGATGAGRGPGGQGGGEDSRGGRGGDAAADTDGQGAGGLAQSALAALGLRDNMLGGAPDAEPIDRLIAAIRDRETLLILDNCEHVIESAAAFAHRVLGECRGLRILATSREPLGITGEALWQVVPLALPAEDADPGEIESSPAVRLLRDRAGAVRKDLAADPRALATMARVCRALDGIPLAIELAAARLRTMSLDQLADRLDDRFRLLTGGSRTAIPQHRTLRAVVDWSWELLSDAERIVLRRLAVFSGGASVEAAEQVCAGNGVGPEARGDGKNSGDESEAREDGKNSADGSEARGEGRNAGGRSEAQGEKAGAAPGRQVGEENAAVERWEVFDLLTALTEKSLLLPASESAPRYRMLDTIKQYARERLVAAGEADLARREHLSYFTDLAATAEPHLRRVEQLEWLAVLEAEHDNIAAAMRGALAAGDATGAMRLAAGAGWYWWLSGHKAEGLELVTAAADLPGDVDDETRAMLYGLVTHFLSSGPSDERRMAEWIHKSYRFSRHSRSRYPLLAFAAALEHMLQGPDEYLHAFEPLLTDDDPWVRAQARLLLGRLRVVLGHAGWEADEYLEAALAEFRAIGERWGISLALTELAERIAVRGEFASACDYFDQAVAVVTEVGAIEDAVRMRARQAQLYWLLGDSEASEFAMAEAQRCADRAAWPNALALAALAKAELYRWNGDSEEAYRQIDTATTVLGSDAEQAHISATVQNLLGNLAEDLDEARARHTAAFRAAAEAGYAPLAAQVIVGIADLALRAGDVEQAARLLAAAAGVRGLPDRSHPDEIRIERTARRRLGEELFTEATRAGAQANWRDLVAATLAC, via the coding sequence ATGGTGTTCGTCCTGGTCACAGCGGACGGCGGGAGTGCGGCCGGGCTGCGGGCCGCCGATCGTGCACGGCAGAATGGTCCGGTGCAGATCGCGTTGCTCGGCCCGCTCGACATCCGAGCAGATGACGGTGGAGTGATCGAGATACCGGGTGCCCGGTTACGGGCGCTGCTGATCGCCCTCGCTCTCGACCCCGGCCGCGTGGTCGCGAAATCGACGCTGGTCGACTGGATCTGGGGCGAACGACCACCCGCCGATGCGGCGAACGCCTTGCAGGCCCTGGTCTCTCGGCTGCGCAGGGTATTACCGGACGGGTCGCTCGACGCCCAGGCGGGCGGGTACCGGCTGGCCGTGCAGCCCCGCGCGGTCGACGCCGTGCACTTCGAACAGCTCCTCGACGAGGCCCGCGGCGGCGCCGGGATGCGACGGCTCGAGCTGCTGCGCGAGGCCCTCGAGCTGTGGCGCGGTGCGCCGATGCGGGATATCGAGGTGAAGGACAGCGCGGCCGTCGACGCGGTGATCATCCGGTTCGAGGGGATGTACCTGGCCGCCCTCGAGGATCGATACGAGGCGGAGATCCGCCTGGGCCGCGGGCCGGAGCTGGTCACCGAGCTGACCGAGCTGGTGGCCCGGAATCCGGTGCGGGAGCGGCTCATCGCCGCGCTGATGCGTGCGCTCGGCGCCGCGGGCCGTGGCCCCGAGGCCCTGGTCGTGTACCAGCGGGCGCGGGAAGCGCTGGCCGACACGCTGGGCGTGGATCCGTCACCGGAGCTGTCCGCACTGCATGTCGCGCTGTTGCGCGGCGAGGTGGGAGCGCAGGAGACCGGCCGCAGGACGAATCTGCGGGCCGAATTGACCAGCTTCGTCGGCAAATACGCCGACGTCGCCGCCGTGCGCGAACTGCTCGCGGAGCATCGGCTCACCACCTTGACCGGGCCGGGCGGCTCGGGGAAGACCAGGCTGGCGCTGGAAACCGCCCGCACCCTGCTCGACGACCTACCGGACGGAGCGTGGCTGGTGGAGCTGGCCTCCGTCGGCGCGACCGGTGCGGGGCGTGGGCCCGGAGGTCAAGGGGGCGGGGAGGATTCGCGAGGCGGGCGCGGGGGAGACGCGGCGGCGGATACCGACGGCCAGGGTGCCGGCGGCCTGGCGCAATCGGCGCTCGCCGCGCTCGGCCTCCGGGACAACATGCTCGGCGGCGCACCGGATGCGGAACCGATCGACCGGCTCATCGCGGCGATCCGCGACCGCGAAACGCTGCTGATCCTGGACAACTGCGAGCACGTGATCGAGTCGGCGGCGGCATTCGCCCATCGGGTCCTCGGCGAGTGCCGCGGGTTACGGATTCTCGCCACGAGCAGGGAACCGCTCGGCATCACCGGCGAGGCGCTGTGGCAGGTCGTGCCGCTGGCGCTGCCCGCCGAGGACGCGGATCCGGGCGAGATCGAATCCTCCCCGGCCGTGCGGCTCCTGCGCGACCGGGCCGGTGCGGTGCGCAAGGATCTCGCGGCCGATCCCCGCGCCCTGGCCACCATGGCGCGGGTCTGCCGGGCGCTGGACGGGATTCCGCTGGCGATCGAACTGGCCGCGGCCAGGCTGCGCACGATGTCCCTCGATCAGCTCGCCGACCGCCTCGACGATCGGTTCCGCCTGCTGACCGGCGGCAGCCGCACCGCCATCCCGCAGCACCGGACGTTGCGCGCGGTGGTCGACTGGAGCTGGGAGCTGCTCAGCGACGCCGAACGGATCGTTCTGCGCAGGCTTGCGGTGTTCTCCGGCGGCGCGAGTGTGGAAGCGGCCGAGCAGGTTTGCGCGGGCAACGGGGTGGGGCCCGAAGCGCGGGGAGACGGGAAGAACAGCGGCGACGAATCCGAAGCGCGGGAAGATGGGAAGAACAGCGCCGACGGATCCGAGGCGCGGGGGGAAGGACGGAACGCCGGCGGTCGATCCGAAGCGCAGGGGGAGAAGGCAGGAGCGGCGCCCGGGCGGCAGGTGGGCGAGGAGAATGCGGCGGTCGAGCGGTGGGAGGTGTTCGACCTGCTGACCGCGCTGACCGAGAAATCGCTGCTGCTCCCCGCGAGCGAGAGCGCTCCGCGCTACCGGATGCTGGACACGATCAAGCAGTACGCCCGGGAGCGGCTCGTGGCCGCGGGAGAAGCGGACCTCGCACGCCGGGAACATCTTTCGTACTTCACCGACCTGGCCGCGACCGCCGAACCGCATCTGCGCCGGGTCGAGCAGCTGGAATGGCTCGCCGTCCTCGAGGCCGAGCACGACAACATCGCCGCCGCGATGCGCGGCGCACTCGCGGCCGGCGACGCGACCGGGGCGATGCGGCTCGCGGCGGGCGCGGGCTGGTACTGGTGGCTCAGCGGGCACAAGGCCGAGGGCCTCGAACTGGTCACCGCGGCCGCCGACCTCCCCGGTGACGTGGACGACGAGACCCGGGCCATGTTGTACGGGCTGGTCACGCATTTCCTGAGTTCCGGGCCGAGCGACGAGCGCCGGATGGCGGAGTGGATCCACAAGTCGTACCGGTTCAGCCGGCACAGCCGGTCCCGCTATCCGCTGCTGGCATTCGCCGCCGCGCTGGAACACATGTTGCAGGGCCCGGACGAATACCTGCACGCATTCGAACCGCTACTCACCGACGACGACCCCTGGGTGCGCGCCCAGGCCCGGCTGCTGCTGGGCAGGCTGCGGGTCGTACTCGGCCACGCGGGGTGGGAGGCGGACGAGTATCTGGAGGCGGCGCTCGCCGAGTTCCGCGCGATCGGGGAGCGCTGGGGGATCTCGCTCGCGCTGACAGAACTGGCGGAGCGCATCGCCGTGCGGGGTGAATTCGCCTCCGCCTGTGACTATTTCGATCAGGCGGTCGCGGTGGTCACCGAGGTCGGCGCGATCGAGGACGCGGTCCGGATGCGGGCGCGGCAGGCCCAGTTGTACTGGCTGCTGGGTGATTCGGAGGCGAGCGAGTTCGCGATGGCCGAGGCGCAGCGGTGCGCGGACCGAGCGGCCTGGCCGAATGCCCTGGCCCTCGCGGCCCTCGCGAAGGCGGAACTGTATCGGTGGAACGGTGACAGCGAGGAGGCATACCGCCAGATCGACACCGCGACAACGGTTCTGGGCAGCGACGCGGAGCAGGCGCACATCAGCGCGACGGTACAAAACTTGCTCGGCAACCTCGCCGAGGATCTCGACGAGGCCCGCGCGCGCCACACCGCGGCCTTCCGGGCGGCCGCCGAGGCGGGCTACGCACCCCTCGCCGCCCAGGTGATCGTCGGGATCGCGGACCTGGCGCTGCGTGCCGGCGACGTCGAACAGGCCGCGCGCCTGCTCGCGGCGGCCGCCGGAGTGCGCGGGCTGCCCGATCGTTCGCATCCGGACGAGATCCGGATCGAGCGGACCGCGCGGCGCCGCCTCGGCGAAGAACTCTTCACCGAGGCGACGCGGGCTGGGGCACAAGCGAACTGGCGCGACCTGGTAGCGGCTACGCTCGCTTGTTGA
- a CDS encoding cytochrome P450: MSQTVPVPHGLPTERTAGPFDPPREITALREARPVSPLIFPDGHEGWLVTGYEAVRKLMADTRFSSRQDIGVVHALENIPDMPAVTEPSPQVPGLFIAMDPPDHTRLRRKLTGAFTVRRMRQLEEHIVDITERQLDEMARLSPPVDLVRAFALPVPSLVICEMLGVPYADRETFQVNSAKFLIKDQPIEEKMAAYGAMTTYLAELVTRKRAEPGDDILSDLARDEDLGIDELTGIAFLLLLAGHETTANMLALGTFALLEHPEQAAALRADPELLPDAVEELLRYLSVADIFYRYATDDIELGGETIGKGSTVVVSLLAANHDPRRFDNPDTLDIHRTARGHLSFGHGVHTCLGQQLARIEMRAGFGGLLRRFPTLRLAVPAGEVRLRTDMNIYGVHELPVTWTETAG; encoded by the coding sequence ATGAGCCAGACAGTTCCCGTCCCGCACGGCCTCCCCACCGAGCGCACTGCCGGCCCCTTCGACCCGCCCCGTGAAATCACCGCGCTGCGCGAGGCTCGCCCGGTCAGTCCCCTGATCTTCCCCGACGGTCACGAGGGCTGGCTGGTCACCGGGTACGAGGCGGTCCGCAAGCTGATGGCCGACACCCGGTTCAGCTCCCGCCAGGACATCGGCGTGGTGCACGCGCTGGAGAACATCCCCGACATGCCCGCGGTCACCGAGCCGTCCCCGCAGGTGCCGGGCCTGTTCATCGCCATGGACCCGCCGGATCACACCCGGCTGCGGCGCAAGCTCACCGGCGCCTTCACCGTCCGGCGCATGCGGCAGCTCGAGGAGCACATCGTCGATATCACCGAGCGGCAACTCGACGAGATGGCGCGCCTGAGCCCGCCGGTCGACCTGGTGAGGGCGTTCGCGCTGCCGGTGCCCTCGCTGGTGATCTGCGAAATGCTCGGCGTCCCCTACGCCGACCGGGAAACCTTTCAGGTCAACTCCGCGAAGTTCCTGATCAAGGATCAGCCGATCGAGGAGAAGATGGCCGCGTACGGCGCGATGACCACGTACCTGGCCGAACTGGTCACCCGCAAGCGCGCCGAACCGGGCGACGACATCCTGTCCGACCTGGCTCGCGACGAGGATCTCGGCATCGACGAGCTGACCGGCATCGCGTTCCTGCTGCTGCTCGCCGGCCACGAGACCACCGCGAACATGTTGGCGCTCGGCACCTTCGCGCTCCTGGAACATCCCGAACAGGCGGCCGCCCTGCGCGCCGACCCGGAACTGCTGCCCGACGCCGTCGAGGAACTCTTGCGCTATCTGTCCGTCGCCGACATCTTCTATCGCTACGCCACCGACGACATCGAACTCGGCGGCGAAACGATCGGCAAGGGTTCGACGGTGGTCGTCTCGCTGCTGGCCGCCAACCACGACCCGCGGCGCTTCGACAACCCCGACACCCTGGACATTCACCGCACGGCCCGCGGCCACCTGTCCTTCGGCCACGGTGTCCACACGTGCCTGGGGCAGCAGCTGGCCCGCATCGAGATGCGCGCCGGTTTCGGCGGCCTGCTGCGCCGCTTCCCGACGCTCCGGCTCGCCGTCCCCGCCGGCGAGGTGCGGCTGCGGACCGACATGAATATCTACGGCGTGCACGAACTGCCGGTCACCTGGACGGAAACGGCCGGGTAG
- a CDS encoding helix-turn-helix transcriptional regulator: MPNNAELGAVLRDLRKSRRLTLAVVARQAGCAESLVSYVESGRRQLHPWLAAELDDIYRTGGVIAALMRGTDHGVNGRAGGVSQSDTLIVELPEGGVSMPLSRRELLASLGVGIAAGQLLAKFEKALETIPLGDDTLESFEDAYAGFQVAARSLPPSSLIDGLTGNVAILDGLRRRTTGHTRQAFTRMQARYAESLSWLSEEAGDVTAAMYWIDRASQWGQAADWHDISAYGFVRRSMVAISFASDGYRAVDNASVVLSMSGASPRIQGLAVKQMAFGYALAGDENASNRALDRAMKLLEKPVREGDALLGQRSVVDDDLFTIFRTTCDIYLGRGQRVVPILQPRLASLSASSVRTATITRAKLVRAFANAGQPYEAAQLSLTALDDIDRIGSLSARSELRRALPVLRQWHGREDVKAVIRRLMSTA, translated from the coding sequence ATGCCCAACAACGCCGAGCTTGGGGCGGTGCTGCGTGATCTGCGGAAGTCCCGACGCTTGACGTTGGCGGTGGTCGCGCGCCAAGCGGGGTGCGCGGAGTCTCTGGTGTCCTATGTAGAGTCCGGCCGTCGTCAGCTGCACCCGTGGCTGGCCGCCGAGCTGGACGACATCTACCGCACCGGGGGTGTCATCGCCGCTCTGATGCGCGGCACCGACCATGGCGTCAACGGTCGCGCTGGCGGGGTATCGCAGAGTGACACGCTCATTGTGGAGCTGCCCGAAGGAGGTGTTTCGATGCCACTGTCACGGCGGGAGCTGCTGGCCTCATTGGGCGTCGGGATTGCCGCAGGGCAACTGCTGGCCAAGTTCGAAAAGGCGCTCGAAACTATTCCGCTCGGTGATGACACCCTGGAGTCCTTTGAGGATGCCTACGCCGGATTCCAAGTCGCCGCCCGCAGCTTGCCACCATCCAGCCTTATCGACGGTTTGACGGGCAACGTAGCGATTCTGGATGGACTACGCCGCCGCACCACCGGCCACACGCGGCAGGCATTTACCCGGATGCAAGCCCGATACGCCGAATCGTTGAGTTGGCTCAGTGAGGAAGCCGGAGACGTTACAGCCGCGATGTATTGGATTGACCGCGCTAGTCAGTGGGGCCAAGCCGCCGACTGGCATGATATTTCCGCCTATGGTTTCGTGCGCCGTTCAATGGTCGCCATTAGCTTCGCCAGCGACGGTTACCGGGCGGTGGACAACGCTAGCGTTGTCTTGAGTATGAGTGGCGCATCGCCCCGTATTCAGGGATTGGCTGTGAAACAGATGGCCTTCGGGTACGCGTTGGCTGGCGACGAAAACGCCAGTAACCGAGCGCTTGACCGCGCCATGAAATTGCTTGAAAAGCCCGTACGCGAAGGCGACGCGCTACTTGGTCAACGCAGCGTGGTCGATGATGACCTGTTCACCATATTTCGCACCACGTGCGATATCTATCTTGGTCGAGGCCAACGTGTTGTGCCGATTCTTCAACCGCGTCTAGCGTCGCTGTCGGCCTCATCGGTTCGCACCGCGACTATTACGCGCGCCAAGCTCGTCCGCGCCTTTGCCAATGCCGGCCAACCTTATGAGGCCGCGCAGCTGTCTCTCACTGCCTTGGACGATATCGACCGTATAGGGTCGCTGTCAGCACGCAGCGAACTACGCCGAGCGTTGCCTGTCCTTCGGCAATGGCACGGCCGTGAGGATGTCAAAGCCGTTATTCGGCGTCTCATGTCTACCGCTTGA
- a CDS encoding ferredoxin — MELRMNRDRCIGAGMCVLTAPDVFDQDDADGRVLPLDTTPAPEREPAVREAVRMCPSGAITLPTTD; from the coding sequence ATGGAACTCAGGATGAACCGGGACCGCTGTATCGGTGCCGGCATGTGCGTACTGACCGCACCCGACGTATTCGACCAGGACGACGCGGACGGCCGGGTGCTGCCGCTGGACACCACACCCGCACCGGAGCGGGAGCCGGCCGTCCGCGAGGCCGTCCGGATGTGCCCGTCCGGCGCGATCACCCTCCCCACTACCGATTAG